In the Clostridium beijerinckii genome, one interval contains:
- a CDS encoding leucyl aminopeptidase: MEFKINTIKANEADLVMLPVYSENKDLQDEKLTVIYKHFKESNKFKGNAGEICVATNVVESGVQDIIFIGLGSKDELTTEIIRGSFGKAIKKAIELKAKKIALNMTSNKKLSVEDITKSMVEGIGFGEYRFDKYKTEANENSEIEVSICTDENGKPNSIDEYIDEALILVETTKFARDLVNEPANVLYPETLAEKVIGSGNKYGFEVEVFDEKKINELGMESFLSVAKGSELSPRLIVMRYFGDESKKDDILGLVGKGVTYDSGGYSIKPTSSMDSMKSDMGGAASVIGAISAIAKKKLKINVVGVIAACENLISGKAYKPGDIIGSMAGKYIEVLNTDAEGRLTLIDAVHYIIEKEKVNKVIDLATLTGAALVALGVTTTAVVSNNDEFYKELESASLKADEKVWRLPDFDDYKKLIKSDIADLKNTGGRHAGTITAGLFIGEFVQNKPWLHLDIAGTAWTEKESSYCSKGGTGVGVRTLYYLAKNRY; the protein is encoded by the coding sequence ATGGAATTTAAAATTAATACAATTAAAGCTAATGAAGCTGACTTGGTTATGCTTCCGGTTTATAGTGAAAATAAAGATTTGCAAGATGAAAAGCTTACAGTGATATATAAGCATTTTAAAGAAAGCAATAAATTTAAAGGTAATGCTGGAGAAATATGTGTGGCTACCAATGTAGTTGAAAGTGGAGTTCAAGACATAATATTTATTGGACTTGGAAGCAAGGATGAGTTGACAACAGAAATTATAAGAGGTTCTTTTGGAAAGGCAATAAAAAAGGCAATTGAATTAAAAGCTAAAAAAATAGCATTAAATATGACATCTAATAAGAAGTTATCAGTTGAAGATATTACGAAGTCTATGGTTGAAGGAATTGGTTTTGGAGAATATAGATTTGACAAATACAAGACTGAAGCTAATGAAAATTCGGAAATTGAAGTAAGTATCTGTACTGATGAAAATGGAAAGCCAAACTCAATAGATGAATATATAGATGAAGCTTTGATACTTGTTGAAACAACTAAATTTGCAAGGGATTTAGTTAATGAACCAGCTAATGTACTATATCCAGAAACTCTTGCAGAAAAGGTTATTGGCTCTGGAAACAAATATGGATTTGAAGTTGAAGTATTCGATGAAAAGAAAATTAATGAACTTGGAATGGAATCTTTCCTATCAGTAGCTAAAGGATCAGAACTTTCTCCTAGACTTATTGTAATGAGATATTTTGGAGATGAAAGCAAAAAGGACGACATATTAGGTCTAGTTGGAAAGGGAGTCACTTATGATTCAGGTGGATATTCTATCAAGCCAACTAGCAGCATGGATTCAATGAAATCAGACATGGGTGGAGCTGCATCAGTTATTGGAGCAATAAGTGCTATAGCAAAGAAAAAGCTAAAGATAAATGTTGTAGGAGTAATTGCTGCATGTGAAAATTTAATATCTGGCAAAGCATATAAACCAGGAGATATAATTGGTTCTATGGCTGGTAAATACATTGAAGTTTTAAATACAGATGCAGAAGGAAGACTTACTCTTATAGATGCGGTACATTATATAATTGAAAAGGAAAAAGTTAATAAGGTTATAGATTTAGCTACATTAACAGGAGCTGCCTTAGTTGCACTTGGAGTTACTACAACAGCTGTAGTATCTAATAACGATGAGTTTTATAAAGAGTTAGAAAGCGCATCACTTAAAGCTGATGAAAAAGTTTGGAGATTACCTGACTTTGATGATTATAAAAAACTTATTAAGTCCGATATAGCAGATTTAAAAAATACTGGAGGCAGGCATGCAGGTACTATTACTGCTGGATTATTTATAGGCGAATTTGTACAAAATAAGCCTTGGTTACATTTAGATATTGCAGGTACAGCATGGACTGAAAAGGAAAGTAGCTATTGTTCTAAAGGTGGTACAGGAGTTGGTGTAAGGACTCTTTACTATTTAGCAAAGAATAGGTATTAA